A portion of the Piscirickettsia litoralis genome contains these proteins:
- a CDS encoding tyrosine-type recombinase/integrase: MLLIKKPEGQAKIISRTEEKRILHSLDAKQNSERNKVMFLLTIKAGLRAKEVAGLRWSMVTDATGEITNAISLTASICKGTKGRTIPLSKDLKQVLQQLQKNSTRIQSFDPVILSARKTAMTHHGVVYFFRILYKDNGLIGCSSHSGRRTFITRLANRIISVGGSLRDVQQMAGHSSLSITQSYIEGNDRAKVEAVNLI, from the coding sequence ATGCTTTTGATCAAGAAACCAGAAGGACAGGCCAAAATAATTTCAAGAACAGAAGAAAAAAGGATTTTACACAGTCTTGATGCAAAGCAAAATTCAGAACGGAATAAGGTTATGTTTTTGCTGACAATCAAAGCCGGCCTCCGAGCAAAAGAAGTGGCAGGGTTGCGTTGGTCGATGGTGACGGATGCCACTGGCGAAATCACCAATGCCATCAGTCTAACTGCGAGCATTTGTAAAGGAACAAAAGGGCGGACGATTCCGCTTTCTAAAGATTTGAAACAAGTTCTTCAGCAATTGCAGAAAAACTCAACACGTATACAATCATTTGATCCGGTGATTCTCTCCGCACGTAAAACGGCAATGACTCATCATGGGGTCGTTTACTTCTTTCGCATACTCTACAAGGACAATGGCCTGATTGGGTGCAGCAGTCATTCAGGCCGTCGGACCTTTATTACACGCCTTGCTAATCGAATCATCAGTGTAGGTGGTTCGTTACGTGATGTGCAGCAAATGGCCGGTCACAGTTCACTCAGCATTACCCAAAGTTATATTGAAGGCAATGACCGAGCTAAAGTTGAAGCTGTGAACCTGATTTAA
- a CDS encoding SWIM zinc finger family protein, whose translation MSMNKTWWGEEFVGALETFIDSGRLQRGRAYRSDHRTLAFNIHGSCIDAKIRGNVNPYFGVTKEPKYNVHLEFKTISNKDWQPIINKIAQNPAWLSKLMLNEIPKDIEKAFGKHHFLPASFKDIKASCSCPDYANPCKHIAGVYYRIAEMLDAHPMLLFPLRGIQADELHEALTATELGRAFVEHLSTPETIELEIEPTQFKAIETQQKNPSYQQFWSMNETSSQINYEEEPPSEIAASLVKKQGDYPAFWDKPRSFIGTMEQIYSCTRTKNKKHLL comes from the coding sequence ATGAGCATGAATAAAACCTGGTGGGGTGAAGAGTTCGTTGGTGCGTTAGAAACATTTATTGACTCCGGTCGGTTGCAACGCGGGCGAGCATACCGCTCAGATCATCGCACCCTCGCGTTTAATATTCACGGGAGTTGTATTGATGCAAAAATTAGAGGAAACGTTAACCCTTATTTTGGTGTGACCAAAGAACCTAAATATAACGTTCATCTTGAGTTTAAAACGATCAGCAATAAAGACTGGCAACCTATTATCAATAAAATCGCTCAAAATCCCGCCTGGCTTTCTAAGCTCATGCTTAACGAGATTCCAAAAGATATTGAAAAAGCCTTTGGTAAGCATCACTTTTTACCTGCCTCTTTTAAAGATATTAAAGCAAGCTGTAGCTGCCCAGATTATGCAAATCCATGTAAGCACATTGCCGGCGTTTATTACCGAATTGCTGAAATGTTAGATGCTCACCCCATGTTGCTCTTCCCGCTAAGAGGGATTCAGGCTGATGAATTACATGAAGCACTCACTGCAACAGAACTTGGACGTGCTTTTGTTGAGCACTTATCGACCCCTGAGACGATTGAGCTCGAAATTGAGCCCACACAATTCAAAGCAATAGAAACCCAACAAAAAAATCCATCCTATCAACAATTTTGGTCCATGAATGAAACAAGCTCGCAAATTAACTATGAGGAAGAACCTCCAAGCGAGATAGCGGCTTCTCTTGTTAAAAAACAAGGAGATTATCCAGCATTTTGGGACAAGCCTCGCTCTTTTATTGGGACAATGGAACAGATTTATTCATGTACGCGCACAAAAAATAAAAAGCACCTTTTATAA